The proteins below are encoded in one region of Belonocnema kinseyi isolate 2016_QV_RU_SX_M_011 chromosome 3, B_treatae_v1, whole genome shotgun sequence:
- the LOC117169403 gene encoding drosomycin-like has product MRGILLISVLAFIIMAFGIETIMGDCPSGQYSGPCLAWDGDTCRRVCIESGGTSGHCSASTKCWCENGGC; this is encoded by the coding sequence atgagGGGAATACTTTTGATCTCAGTTCTGGCATTCATTATTATGGCTTTCGGCATCGAGACCATAATGGGCGATTGTCCGTCAGGACAATATAGTGGTCCGTGTCTCGCATGGGACGGTGACACCTGTCGTCGCGTATGTATAGAGTCAGGCGGAACAAGTGGTCACTGCTCTGCGTCAACCAAGTGCTGGTGTGAAAATGGAGGATGTTAG